The segment CTGTCACTACCTATTCTATACCAGTAACCGTGGGGTCACAGGTTCAATCCGTGCACAGATCTGAACCCGTAAGACGCCTTACATAACTAGTGTTACAATTCCGCCTGATTGACGACGAGCGTTGACAGTAGTCCGGAGGTCAGAGGGCCCAGACGGACACACAAGTGgtttttctatattatatatatatttctcttTCTCTTTCATTAAAACTAATCTTTCCGTTTTTCCAGTTGTCACTATGCTGACCTGGTACTGGCacccaaataaataacttgcaTATTACccataaaacattaattttgggctgggcgttgatatgtcagtcaatatCCTCATTTATACTATACGATATTATATCTTggttatatattatgtatatttgggtttatatttatacttgtGGTCGCGGAAACGGctcttgaatttataaatatactttggTGTTCAttgtcttaaaaaaagaaaaatactattttggTGGTTTATCTGAATTAATACAGTTGAAACAGTTAACCAAGTCACCGAGAGGAGCTCCGTCGCCCAGGTATTTAAAATTGAGTTATTGAGGTATCgagtaatttttcaaaatgatagcgacattgaaataatttcGCGTTATGTTTAAACATGAGTTTGTGACGTTTGCCTAGTGGGTTCGACcgtatcatttatttatatatttattttttatttatatatttatgtacatcaaggaaaataagaataaaacttaaaataaagagaaattctgtacaagggcactacttatgtatttctagagaaatttcttccagcaggtCCACGACATTTAGTACGATTGTGCCTTTGTCATTACAATAAGATGGTTACGAATTTATCTAGCATTTGTGCAATGCCCATACCTTTACATTTTACTTGTTGTACTACACTTTACATCCTTTTCAGGTTAGTCCCATTTGCGTTCTCTCCTCACTAGTGTGGATCGGGGCTAACTATTCCTTGAAATACGTTTCCATCTCTGTTTTTGcgtttttaaattcgaaaaatacatacatatatacatacataaaatgacgcctttttcccggagggggaggcagagactacatctttccacttgccacgatctctgcatacttccttcgcttcatccatggcttcgggtactcttgacctgactctttTCGAGGACATCCTTAATACATGTTTTGTAGCATTTAAGCAGGGACTAGGTTTTTATCAACCTGACATCATAAAAGACGAAATCTAATTCATTACTTATTATTgagataatttatataaattcagaGAAATATAGTGCATTTTAACCAcaaattttctatattttcctAAAAGCATTTACGAAACGCAGTGCGTAAATGAATGTTTGTCAACCAAACATATTTAACTTTACTTCCAAATATAATGAAGTAGTTCTTTTCACTAAGCAAAAAGAATGAAATTGtaataacaaattgtttttcattgtttatattatgtttgttttattctgcTTTGCGTTTAGTTATTGCTAAGAAACAAAGTCGGTTATTACTTGCGTTTTTCGCCGTAAGAcgttaaaattagttttcaaCACCAAGGGCATACAATTTAATACAATTCTGATAATAGTCATTTTAACAGTTTACTTAACTCAGTGACATTGGTGGTGCACCACAGAATTAATGAAGAatgtgataattatttttaatagtttcaCCTAAATTTTGCAAGAGTTTGATTTAAGACTCACCTGTACGACTTAAGTAACTTACGACTTtagttttcattttgttaatGATCCATTAGATTTTGGTGATATTTCGCTAAAGCAGGATattcgtaataaaaaaaaaacataataaaaaaaattattaatagtaataaCTTAGATAATTGATATGAATTAAATCTTTGCTTGGTACTTTTACCGACATGAGAAAAGGAGGAGTTTCCTAATTCGACCGTATTTATgagaattatctatctatgacaatcttaatttaaactaaaaacatatttacagcAGTACCTATACagtgaaaaacaaaatgaatatgtaaatgtttactataaaaagtttacaatataattaaacaaataaaagcgAAAGTAGGTACAATGGTTGAAAATTTGGCCGTACATGGGAGTCTTAATACACTTAAACACAGTTCAGAGGAAAATTAATGTTGATTATAGGAGTCGCGTGTCtgatacagacagacggacagacaacGATAGACATGTGTCAAGATGATTAGCACtggttattattgttttttaacctTGAACCGTGTTGAGGTgttgagaaataaataaatagggtCTTTTGTccgtgaattttttttgtaacatgcTTTCATTATTAACATGTTACCGGTTTTATTGATCATCCTGGAAAAATGGATGAtgcaaaatatgtatatataatatgtaatattatgaatatttcatacctatagatatattatatagatttCCCAAGAATTGTATAGAATGCCTGTGTCATACAGATTTCCAATTTTATTGATTCTTGTACTCGGTTGCTGAAgtgtcgtgccgtgtggttcccggcaccaataaaaaaaagaatacgaccactccatctcgtgcccatggatgtcgtaaaacttgtaattttttaggcgatgggctagcaatctgtcactatttgaatctcaattctatcatacagccaaacagctgaacgtggtctaccagtcttttcaagactgttggctgcgtctaccccgcaagggatatagacgtaataatatgtatgtagtactcGGTTGCTTCGTTCGTTTGTTAAAAATCCCAAAAACGCCTACAACATTGGCTTACTCCAATCCGTCAGAATCGTATCAAATGCTGAACAAGAAGATTACCAGTTCCATGAAGCATCATTCAGATTCAACGTAAAACTTTCTTCTCAACAATTTGCACAATTGATCGACATAGCGTAACATAAATCACGGATTCCTCTATAATTGTATACTGTCTATGATTATGCCTTAAATTAGGGCTTGGAAAAACACATAGGCAGACCCCATTATTATCCAGAAGGCATTCCTTCTTGTGTGGTTGTTGATTTCAGTAGGACTAGATAATTGGAGATATTGACTGAGTTTCTCGGATTGTGAAGCTATTTGGAATTCAGATTTTGTTATTCTCAATATTTGCAAGTTTCCAGTTGTTTCTGTAGTGAGAGCGATGTGCGCGATTCAGACTTTtcgtcgcgtgattttgtttttgtgacttgcggcgtgtgtgtgtgtgtgtgtgtgtgtgtaggGATGTCACCACAGTTTATTACAATTTGACGTTAAGGTTGTGTGTTAAATTGCGCCAGAATTTTTACATTCGATGTTTTCGGACATGAATTAAAACAATGTCAAACACCTTTTAAGTTTcttagtaaacaaataagttGTAAGAAAAACAGTGTAATGAACAAgagaatgtttatttttagtgaTATTTTGATACTTTGTCTGACCCTGCGTTACCTACCTGTATTTCCTGTTAACtataaagtaaacaaaacattgaaataagtTCTTATTATTTAACCAAAATAAACTCGAACAAACTAGTGCCACTTTAATATCGACTTATATGTCATTTctataatttaagttttattgttattttatttataacgatCGGAAACTACTTAGtagactgattttgatgatatttttttacaaaagtaagtaacagattttttttctggaaatatctcaactaatataataaatgcgaaagtaagtttattttgttgtcTCTTGACGTGTTATATAGTGAACCAATTTCCTTGAAATTTTTCGTAAGTATagtgatataattaaaagtctggAGGACTTAGGGTATTCTTCATCTCGGTAAAAATTGTAGTTCCTAtggaatttgcaaaaaaacctgtatttatAATTCTCACGGGCGAAGTtacgggtaaaagctagtccataataacaaaaattaaagtgtACAATACAAGTTCATTGTATTTTGCAGTGTAGTTTCttccaccgcttcttctacacatgcgctttggaagcggtagtagatacatataattggaattaagttatgtgacgtcaataagtgataccttgtttccaattttgaaaataactcCATTCCGTAGATAGCGCTAcctttatttaagaaaaatacatattttgcgaaaaaaacttaattatctATAAAGGCAAAAcctataaagatataaaaagaattgagataaaCGACAAAAGAAAGTCTTTATTACAAAATCTGGCCAAATTCCTTCATCAAACATCTAAAATCCTTTTCGGAATGTTTAGCCCCAATTAGATGTGCGCGAAAAACAAATACTACACACCGTGGGCGGACACTAGAATCAATATTAAGTCTTATAAAGTGTGCATATTATGTTATTGAAACTCAGCATGGTTGCTTTAAGGTTTGCTCTAAAGTAATAAGTCGGGAGCGATTGCAATAAATTATAGATTAtaagtgccatgtggttctcggcaccaatacaaaaaagaataggaccacaccgtctctttcccacgaatgacgtaaaaggcgactaagggataagcttacaaacttgggattcatttttaggtgatgggctagcaacctatcactatttgaatctcaattctatcattaagccaaacagctgaacgtggccttttagtcttttcaagactgttggctctgtctacctcgcaagggatatggatgtgattatatgtatgtattaaaataagtacctacctacctaaaatGAAATGTTTAAGGTTCACAATCAAAGGGTTTACATTAGCTATTACAAATAATTGTGCGCGCTCTTTTGATAGACGCTCCATAGTATTTACTCTTACCTCGTGGGCGACTTATGCAAGTAAGATTGTACGTGTGATGGTGTCTTTGTTTCCTAGTCAGAGCCTGCATCCGTATGCCAATTTtgagtttcttttattttatacctaatTGCGCTAATGAGAGATAAGCTGATATATTGTTTAGTTTACATAACGCCATATGAAATGtttaagccgtgtggttgccggggAGTTGGTCTTTCTTGGTATATTGCCTACTAGTATATCACAAGagccaataaacaaaataaacaaacttaaaaaaaaaataaaaaaaaaacgcgctgaAAATTGGTTAAGTTTTTTCAATCGGTTGCCTAGCTAGCCAGAGCTAGTTGGGGATGACAGGTAATTCGAATTTAGAATAGGTAGTGACAGCCCGTCGttactaaaagaagaatgcgagggtgtaggtacatttattcCACCTCTATCATTATTACAGAATCGACAATTTACATTTGAAGACTAATAAACCTTGCTTTATAACGTAGTGATATGTGATAGGAGACAGAAACTGATCCACTATTGATTCGTAGgcgaaccccgggctcctgTCTAAGAAGAATTCAACATGGACGCTCGTAAGGATGATGATTTAGTTTAGGTTACATAGTAAATAGCTTGCAGGCATAATGTTTATAGAAATACAATGTCTAGTTCAATAAGTTGTCGCTTAAAGTACTTTGTTCCTTTTCAGGCAGAACTCAACCTGGACTTACGCCAGGACCCAGGAGGTAGAAGACTTTAAGTagttatatgtacatatacagGCAGAGCCTTTGCTGCTATCCAGGACACAACCTAAACAAACGCCAGGAGTTATACACATAGCGTACTTCCATACTTACAGACTTAATGCTTATTGAAATGCAATGTCTAATCCAATAAGTCGTCGCAAAAAGTGCTCGAGCGCAGCTTCCCGCAGACAGCGTCGTCGCTTGCGTCACGACAAAAATGGCATAATGACAATCATTACGAGCGCGATCAGGCGGGATTCGTGCCAGCGCTGCGCTGAGAATGCTTTTCGTGAGTAGTGATGGTCATCAGGCGtaatgtagtttatttttaattattatgggacttttcaaacatcacttaataatttttatatcttttgttttcacGACATTGGGTGACGATGATACGAtacgattaaaaataaatttaggatAAATATGATTTCATTAGATGGTTATACTAACGAAATGAAAACGTTAATAGCCTGTGGATAGTCCGTTATTCCAATCAATAAAACCGCAGATAAAAGTAAACTTAAATCAAGGCTCTTTAGGTAGACAGCGACGGAGTCTCTATTTCTCCACTGCCTACTATTCCTGCATTTATCTCTTTATTATGCCCAGATCTTTTACCATActagaaaattcaaaataattagtcTACTCATTGGCCGGGAACCTCACGAACACTtcaaatttctataaaattgtaaatatccAAAAACTTGTTGACGGATTTGATGTCCtacgaacttaaaaattccattattaagtaTGTCCCACATACTTACCTAccttttcaattctatcaaaattgGACTAGCAGTTCGAAAGTCATCGcgttaaaaacatatatacctacacacatacaaaaaatttaactacATTTCTACATTTCAATTGCTCCAAGTCGATTGAAAGATATAGAAAATGACCAATAAAGAAACTGGAACTATCTAGAGGTGCTCATCGACGTCAACAACTGACGCGACTATCGACAAGATTACGGTAGGTACGTCACATCCCTACGGTTCCCACATCGAGGCGAGCAGACTAAAACCCAACACGTTTTTATTCCCGCGAAACGAGAGCATATTTTCTTACGAATATTTACATTCTGGTATGTGCACGCGAACAGATTAGGGATGCAATCTGTGGATGCAATAATGCATATCATGCATGCATGATCATTTTGACAGATGGTATGAAATAAGTATCTCAGGtaagtactatttttttttggaaattgagtgcgtttgacctgAATCTGTTTGATGGTAGGTAAGTAATATGCGGTCTAAGGCGGTACACACAAACTTAATATTCTCCATgtaataataagtacataagTGACCTGCTTTGCACGGGTAGTATTAATAGaagtacatataaaccttccccTTCAATCACACTATTTAAAATACTACAACAAAATCGGACGTGTACCTAGGTTTAAAGATAGCATACACGCCCTAAGAGTAGGTACGGTATTTTCGGCGactatacttacttaatagCGAGTCAAGTCGTGTTGAGCTTTTTTATCGGAAGAGGGCAAATATCAACGTGCGCCTAACTAGCTTGGCATATgctattacatatttaataataattaggtaTTAATCTCCATAGAGATTTCAACTTGGCACATAAGCTCCACGTGTGGTCTTGCGTAGATGAAGCGAGCATTCAGGCTTGAAAATATCGGAGGGAACATAAATTAGTGCGAAAGGTTATATGCGGGCCAATGGTTTTAGAAAAAGAGAAGTAGGAAAGCGGACCCCAGGCCCCGAAACCTAATGGAGAGAGAGGGTGCAGCTGGGAACACGCCatgatgagagagagaaagagaaagCACGATTTTTCATTCGAGCTATGGGCGAACTCTagcacaaaataaatgtaattacaaATGAGACAAATTTCGTAGTCCATGTAACATCTTCTTGTATAATTGATATGAATCGTGAGGACAGGCTATGGTTGCGTAACAGATACACTAGGTTAAGAAGAGCACAGATTGAATAAGACAATTGTAATTAATACACATATCTGACCGGTCATCCCGCCTACCGCGTCATAAAATACCGAGAGTATAGATGTGGCATCCTACAAACTTAACCCTTTGCTTTGTTTACAGTTCTcatagttaaattaaatactcgtataagttCAGGGTTCCCTTAAGATTGTGATAATAAACACATGCATCAAAAACACGAATTACAATGCCTGCCATAATGATTCAGGATGTCGCTAGGTTTTATGGTGTATGACTTGACCCAGACGTGTAATTAGGTATTGTTACTTCGCTCTCCCCTCCTTTTTCAGTCATCTGCTCACTGCTAACAATATTGCTTGATGCACCCAATCTAATCCTCCTTCATTCAATAATTTCCTCCACATCAAGAAGATCCTTCAGTCATTTGATCAATGTATTGTCGTACTGCACCCGTGCCATTATTGTCacgattttttgaaatttatggTGATCTTTTAGTTACCAGCGAGCTTTTAAGGGATATCGATGTCGAGCTTTTCTTTGTCTTCGATCTGATCTTCCATTGGTCTTCAACCCCAAAATCTGTCACCTACCATTTTCAGTCTACTATATATTGACCagtcttattattttctaaagacgCTTATCATAGTTCAGTTGACGGTTcagttgacggcctctgtggcgcagcggtagtacgcttgtctgtgtcaccggaggtcccaggtttgaatcccggtcagaacatgatgaaaaaaagaactttctctgattggcctgggtcttgaatgtttatctatataagtatttattataaaataaagtatcgttgagttagtatctcgtaacacaagtctcgaacttacttcgaggctaatcaatctgtgtaaaaTGTTCATGTCATAATGTCATACTTCTGTCTTCATAATATTTGATGCATGTGGGTGAAATGAAGTACAATGGTCTTCGAACGAGTGTAATCGAAACGCGCTCATTAGAGCTTCTTTGTCGTGGTTGAGTAATTTTAGCGTAAAGTAATCTTATAACGTGGCACCGTGTAGGCTTGATAAGGTTGGGTCGATTTGTTGGGCAAATTGTAATAGGTCCTTAATCAGTCGACAGCGTTCAGCAGTGGTTGAAGTTGATAAGAACAATATTACATCAATGAACCCACTCTGGGCTTGATGAGGATGCTAGATCTCATCCTTTCGTATTTAACTTGATAAGTCATAAGAGTTCTTTGGcatcaaatattttagtgcagtgtggttcccggccccaatataaaaattaataggaccactccatctcctttcccatagatgtcgtaaggggcgactaagggataggcttataaacttgcgattcttattttaggcgatgggctaacaatctatcccaatttgaatttcaattctatcataaatccaaacagctgaatgtgacctatcagtctcttaaaaactgttggctccgtctaccccgcaagggatatagacgtgactaggGTAAGAATGGGTATTACCGGTCGCTTAAGGAGAAATAATcacaaatcaaataataatcaatattcCTTTATTAATCTTATCGATAACAAAACTTTAGGTAATCTTCTAACTAAATCACATTAATTGAGATCAATAACTGAAACAATTTTGGCATAattagtcttaaaaaaaaaactactttgACTGGTATTCGACACCACGGAGGGTAAAACCAGTCAGTCGGTTGATAATACCGGTCAAGGTTTGTTATGGCATAAGTCACAGATATAACCCTCTGGAGAGTCACAACCAGAGCATTCAGCATGTGCCCAGAGGCCACACAGTACACATCTATACCACAGCTCGTTATTTTGCCCATAATCATCGCAAatgatacatttattttcataatcatCATCAGCATCAGTGTCTTCATCTTCACGTAAGTCTGTCATTTCTATTTCCGAGTCCGATGTACTATCATTACGCTTGTTTTTGTCTTGAAGCACTCTTCTTTTAGCCTTTTTCACTTCGATCGATTttccttttcttttaattgtctttttttcaggttttattttaagttttttctcttttaaaatttttcttatttctttctCAATCAATGCTTGTTTGTTAGGAGTTCCTGTCAGGACTGATGCATGCTGCTTGCGagatagtatattttttgtcttttccaTCGACTTACTTGGCAGTGGCAGAAGATCCCTAACTGTGATAGTATTACCACTTCCTGAGGTAGAAGGAATGGggtttgtataaatattgctCGGCTGCTCAAATGCGGAAATTATTGGTGTATTATTTGTTGAGACTGGTTCAATTACATCAATAAGAGATGGTGATTTAGATAAAATGGTCTGAGAATGAGTTGGTGGGTCATGTGTTATTGATTCATCTAATATGATTTGGGCTTCTGGTGTCTTGTTATCCCGGTCTCTTACTTCTTCTGTCGAAACTACAACTTcgttactatttaaaatttcagcaGCCACAAAATCTTCGTCTGTAAATACGTCGGGGTTTAAAGGATATATTCCTGTAGCAGCAAAACCTGCTTCAGCTTTTGGAATGGTTGCTATTTTTTGAAAAGCTTTTCTGAACAGTGAAGCGAGATCATTTTGTGTTATCTTTTTTCCCAATTGattctttataaaaagattACATTCTTGTTTATAGGCTGCTTTCAATGGACCATAGACGGAAACATCTAGGGGTTGTATTCTATGCGAGCCATGTGGTGGTAATGATAACATCACTATGTTGTTGCCTTTGCAAAATTCATAAGCTCTCAAAGAAATGTGGCTTGCATGGTTGTCCAGGACCAGCAATATGGGCTCGTTTTCTGAAGGCTTGGTGAATTCTGCAAAATGCTTAAGCCAATCTACAAAGAGATCTTCATTAATCCAGCCATTTTTCGAGCACCGATAGACTGCCCCTCGAGGGCCGTCTGTTTCTAAAGCAGATGAATGTCTCTGTCGTGGATAAATTAGCATTGGTGGGACGTAGACTCCGGTAGCATTTACAGCACACACAGCTGTCACAGTCTTTCCTCTCTCTCCGCTAGTAATAGAACCTACACGTTTCTGTCCTTTCTCTGCCACAATTTTTCCGGGGTCTTGCACTGCGGAAATCCCAGTTTCGTCTACGTTCCATATGTTTCTTGGCAGAAACTTGTATTTATCCATTAGCTTTGTAAGAAGTTTGAAAAACATACCAACTTCGTTTTTGTTAAAAGCAGTTGCTCTATTCAGACTCATACCTTGAGCTTTCCTGATAGATAagtgatttctttttataaatcctTTGAGCCAATCCTTGCCAGCAAGTTCAAAAGtgtcattaaaattatgcttaatgttattttttacagcaTATTCGTATGCCATTTTCCTAATTTGAAGCGAAGTGCAcccgtaaaatattttaccaagGAACTTAACCTGCGTAGCCATTTCGTTTTCTTGCTCCCTCGTGAAGACAGTGTTTCGTCCCAGTTGTGGTTTATTACTGTTCTTGTTCTTTATCCTTTCTTGAAGCGTAGAAAACGGTACACCACAAGATCGCGCTGCTTCTCGAATAGGTTTTCCATCCGCCACCAGGTTGAACCCTCTGCGTAGTTGATCTTGGCTCCATGACGCCTTTGAAACTGGTtggcttcttcttttaggcattctttaataataaacaaacataaataacaatattttttacttattttacatgCGGGTAATACCGGTCAGCGCGACCGGCATTGCCCGACTAGAAACATTtccgtaaataaaattctaggTTAAAAACTCGTCGAGATtagttcaaaaaagaatattacttTGAATGCTTAGCATTTATGCTACAATaatcaccagtaacaatgttAGAAATgtgaaacaataaatactcACCTCTTATTGTTTTAACCCGAAAAATTACTTCAACTGGGCGCGAAAACAAGTGACGTGCGTTCATTGCAAATGGCGGCTTGGAATGAAGCGGGGGCCGGGGCGTTCGCGCTCGGCTACATCATGCGACGCGCTGTGTATGTGTGCGTGTGCGGAACGTAGTAGTATGGG is part of the Amyelois transitella isolate CPQ chromosome 20, ilAmyTran1.1, whole genome shotgun sequence genome and harbors:
- the LOC132902971 gene encoding uncharacterized protein LOC132902971; the protein is MPKRRSQPVSKASWSQDQLRRGFNLVADGKPIREAARSCGVPFSTLQERIKNKNSNKPQLGRNTVFTREQENEMATQVKFLGKIFYGCTSLQIRKMAYEYAVKNNIKHNFNDTFELAGKDWLKGFIKRNHLSIRKAQGMSLNRATAFNKNEVGMFFKLLTKLMDKYKFLPRNIWNVDETGISAVQDPGKIVAEKGQKRVGSITSGERGKTVTAVCAVNATGVYVPPMLIYPRQRHSSALETDGPRGAVYRCSKNGWINEDLFVDWLKHFAEFTKPSENEPILLVLDNHASHISLRAYEFCKGNNIVMLSLPPHGSHRIQPLDVSVYGPLKAAYKQECNLFIKNQLGKKITQNDLASLFRKAFQKIATIPKAEAGFAATGIYPLNPDVFTDEDFVAAEILNSNEVVVSTEEVRDRDNKTPEAQIILDESITHDPPTHSQTILSKSPSLIDVIEPVSTNNTPIISAFEQPSNIYTNPIPSTSGSGNTITVRDLLPLPSKSMEKTKNILSRKQHASVLTGTPNKQALIEKEIRKILKEKKLKIKPEKKTIKRKGKSIEVKKAKRRVLQDKNKRNDSTSDSEIEMTDLREDEDTDADDDYENKCIICDDYGQNNELWYRCVLCGLWAHAECSGCDSPEGYICDLCHNKP